The Granulicella sibirica genome has a segment encoding these proteins:
- a CDS encoding multiheme c-type cytochrome, translated as MVLVSVSAVAQSRPASDERVHALLAIAAQADMQTVNHKYVGPGSCSAVACHGGIQPRNTTKVLQNEYSTWVTEDKHARAYTVLTESLGRQMSSVLKIGPAEKAQRCLVCHALSVEKEHQAREFDVAEGVSCESCHGPSSAWIGPHIASSAKHVDMVKLGLIDNKNLAVRSEECLTCHLGSAKKDMQVDHEMIAAGHPDLTFELDSFTAVEPPHWVEKNPDPLFGMRAWGVGQAVQLRESMLRVSRRAESGPWPEFSEMDCITCHHSLTGPESWRQKEGYAGHRAGDPPYNLSRFVVFRHFADEIDASTNQQLTADVSKVAMLITSMSPDRAAVESAANGAAKLADKLLGEIRDAQYDKARTDRLLKEIANDADAISKQGERAAEQATMTVDSLYIASAKAGGTNGATRAAIDQLFAQVKNPSGYNAPMFAAQMKKVAGTLR; from the coding sequence ATGGTGTTGGTCTCTGTCTCGGCAGTGGCGCAGAGCCGACCGGCTTCCGACGAGAGAGTGCATGCGCTTCTTGCGATTGCGGCGCAGGCCGATATGCAGACGGTGAACCATAAATATGTGGGCCCGGGGTCGTGTTCGGCGGTGGCATGCCATGGCGGGATTCAGCCGCGCAATACAACGAAGGTTCTGCAGAACGAGTACAGCACCTGGGTGACCGAAGATAAGCACGCGCGAGCATACACAGTGCTTACGGAATCGCTTGGCCGGCAGATGAGCTCGGTACTAAAAATAGGTCCGGCGGAGAAAGCGCAGCGCTGCCTGGTGTGCCACGCACTGAGCGTGGAGAAGGAGCACCAGGCACGTGAGTTTGACGTGGCCGAGGGTGTGAGCTGCGAAAGTTGCCACGGTCCTTCGTCGGCGTGGATTGGACCGCACATCGCGTCGAGCGCGAAGCATGTGGATATGGTCAAGCTCGGGTTGATCGACAACAAAAACCTGGCGGTCCGGAGCGAAGAGTGCCTGACGTGCCATCTTGGATCTGCGAAGAAAGACATGCAGGTTGATCACGAGATGATTGCGGCGGGGCATCCGGACCTGACGTTCGAACTGGACTCGTTCACGGCGGTCGAGCCCCCGCACTGGGTGGAGAAGAACCCAGACCCCCTATTTGGGATGCGCGCCTGGGGTGTGGGACAGGCGGTGCAGTTGCGCGAGAGTATGCTGCGGGTTTCGCGGCGCGCGGAGAGTGGGCCGTGGCCGGAGTTTAGCGAGATGGACTGCATTACGTGCCATCACTCTTTGACGGGGCCGGAGAGCTGGCGGCAGAAGGAAGGATATGCCGGGCACAGGGCCGGAGATCCTCCGTACAATCTTTCGCGGTTCGTCGTGTTTCGGCATTTTGCGGATGAGATTGATGCTTCGACCAATCAGCAGTTGACGGCGGATGTCAGCAAGGTCGCGATGTTGATTACTTCGATGAGTCCAGATCGAGCGGCGGTGGAGTCCGCGGCGAACGGTGCTGCCAAACTGGCGGATAAGCTGCTCGGGGAGATTCGGGATGCTCAGTACGATAAGGCGCGGACGGATCGTCTTCTGAAAGAGATTGCGAACGATGCGGACGCGATCTCGAAGCAGGGTGAGAGGGCTGCCGAGCAGGCTACGATGACGGTCGACTCGCTCTACATTGCATCGGCGAAGGCTGGAGGCACGAATGGAGCGACGCGGGCGGCGATCGATCAGCTGTTCGCGCAGGTTAAGAATCCATCGGGGTACAACGCTCCCATGTTCGCGGCGCAGATGAAGAAGGTCGCTGGGACTCTACGATAG
- a CDS encoding response regulator transcription factor, whose translation MIQPNPLIVLVEDEDHLAHGLLFNLQAEGYITHHESDGDSALSYLLNTDDPIAAVILDCMLPGADGFTIVRALRHAERFTPVLMLTARSHPQDIFEGLEAGADDYLPKPFDLNILLVRLKSLLRRTAWQSPPAAKPPDESQDAYAFDNRTIRFDTLELIAPNRTTHLTVMEADLLRYLTDREGKVVPRKDILEQVWRVHEDTDTRAIDNFIVRLRRYIEDDPASPTHLITIRGIGYRFNANP comes from the coding sequence ATGATTCAGCCCAACCCCCTCATTGTCCTCGTCGAGGACGAAGATCACCTCGCCCATGGTCTTCTCTTCAACCTTCAGGCCGAGGGGTACATTACTCACCACGAGTCTGACGGCGATTCAGCCCTTTCCTACCTTCTCAACACGGACGACCCGATCGCAGCCGTCATCCTTGACTGCATGCTCCCCGGGGCCGACGGATTCACCATCGTCCGAGCCCTCCGCCACGCCGAACGCTTTACCCCCGTCCTTATGCTCACCGCCCGCTCCCACCCGCAGGACATCTTTGAAGGACTCGAAGCCGGCGCCGACGACTACCTTCCCAAACCCTTCGACCTGAATATCCTTCTCGTCCGTCTCAAGAGCCTTCTCCGCCGTACCGCTTGGCAGTCACCCCCCGCCGCCAAGCCCCCGGACGAGTCCCAGGATGCCTACGCCTTCGATAACCGCACAATCCGCTTCGACACGTTAGAACTAATCGCCCCCAACCGAACGACACACCTCACGGTTATGGAGGCGGATCTCCTCCGCTACCTCACCGACCGCGAGGGCAAGGTCGTCCCGCGCAAGGACATCCTCGAGCAGGTCTGGCGCGTCCACGAAGACACCGACACTCGAGCAATCGATAATTTCATTGTGCGCCTGCGCCGCTACATCGAGGATGACCCCGCCAGCCCAACCCACCTGATCACCATCCGGGGAATTGGCTACCGGTTCAATGCGAATCCGTGA
- a CDS encoding sensor histidine kinase, which produces MNITRRRGAIAFFITLGVVLTGLTITLNITWIVQHKERASYLVVGIILFAILITGVVLNTVFLIREIRRNERQDSFLNAVTHELKTPIASIRLYLETLQRREIPEAQRKQFYAIMHSDSDRLIATVEQVLKAGELGQRQRQQNRTLIELEPLLADCIAITLQRHHLPADAIRLEPTPGAVRLHVQGIAEDLRTAILNVLENAIKYSPDGVHITTSLAITRYTWVSLRITDTGVGLEANQFKRIFARFYRVPGRNQNKIKGTGLGLFLVRTIARQHGGQVTASSPGPNQGTTITMRLPLANPSGAPASTLYTGIGT; this is translated from the coding sequence ATGAACATCACCCGCCGCCGCGGAGCTATCGCCTTCTTCATCACCCTCGGCGTCGTGCTTACCGGCCTTACCATCACCCTCAACATCACCTGGATCGTGCAGCACAAAGAGCGCGCGTCCTACCTTGTCGTCGGTATCATTCTCTTCGCGATCCTCATTACTGGCGTCGTGCTCAACACCGTCTTCCTCATCCGCGAAATCCGCCGCAACGAGCGCCAGGACTCCTTCCTCAACGCAGTCACGCACGAGCTCAAAACTCCCATCGCCTCCATCCGCCTCTACCTCGAAACGCTCCAGCGGCGCGAGATCCCGGAAGCGCAGCGCAAGCAGTTTTACGCGATCATGCACTCCGACTCCGACCGCCTCATCGCCACGGTCGAACAGGTCCTCAAAGCCGGAGAACTCGGCCAGCGCCAGCGCCAGCAGAACCGCACCCTCATCGAACTTGAGCCTCTCCTCGCCGACTGCATCGCCATTACCCTCCAGCGCCATCATCTTCCCGCTGACGCGATCCGCCTCGAGCCCACTCCCGGAGCCGTCCGCCTCCACGTTCAGGGCATCGCCGAAGACCTTCGCACTGCGATCCTCAACGTCCTTGAAAACGCGATCAAGTACTCCCCCGACGGGGTCCACATCACCACATCTCTCGCGATCACTCGCTACACGTGGGTTTCACTCCGTATCACCGACACCGGCGTCGGTCTCGAAGCCAACCAGTTCAAGCGTATCTTCGCCCGCTTCTACCGCGTCCCCGGCCGCAACCAGAACAAGATCAAAGGCACCGGTCTGGGTCTTTTCCTCGTCCGCACGATCGCGAGACAACATGGAGGCCAGGTGACAGCGTCCAGCCCAGGTCCAAACCAGGGCACCACGATCACGATGAGGCTCCCCTTGGCCAACCCGAGCGGGGCCCCCGCCTCTACCCTCTACACCGGCATCGGCACCTGA
- a CDS encoding type I phosphomannose isomerase catalytic subunit, with the protein MTSVTSVEALQDEAPFGLEPTFSKRIWGKTSLEPWYTDLGTTEPVGEAWLTGPESVIASGKDAGKMLSEVAGDFPLLVKMLFPSDKLSVQVHPDDDEAQAMGHARGKTECWYVLEAVPGATVALGVKDGVTKDDLQAAASSMEELIEQVPVEVGDMVFVDAGTVHAIGPGVVLLEVQQTSDLTYRLYDYGRPRELHLTQGLAVTKTETRAGKVPARPMDGFVRLIEERYFVVDRFECSDEVLVPFAGIGCLVGLTGSGTVRTAAGEVALTPGRAVICPIGDVSVLGDAVGFVRCVAPE; encoded by the coding sequence ATGACTAGTGTCACCAGTGTTGAAGCCCTGCAGGATGAAGCGCCGTTCGGACTCGAGCCGACGTTTAGCAAGAGAATCTGGGGTAAGACGAGTCTTGAGCCTTGGTATACGGATCTTGGTACCACAGAGCCGGTGGGGGAGGCGTGGCTGACAGGTCCTGAATCTGTGATCGCGTCGGGCAAGGATGCTGGCAAGATGCTTTCAGAGGTTGCCGGGGACTTTCCACTTCTGGTGAAGATGCTGTTCCCAAGCGACAAGCTCTCGGTGCAGGTGCATCCAGATGATGACGAGGCGCAGGCCATGGGACATGCGCGAGGCAAGACGGAGTGCTGGTATGTGCTCGAGGCGGTGCCGGGCGCGACGGTGGCGCTCGGGGTCAAGGATGGAGTGACGAAGGATGATCTGCAGGCGGCAGCTTCGAGCATGGAAGAGCTGATTGAGCAGGTGCCGGTAGAAGTGGGCGATATGGTCTTCGTCGATGCAGGCACGGTACACGCGATTGGGCCTGGCGTGGTTCTGCTCGAGGTACAGCAGACATCGGATCTCACGTATCGCCTGTATGACTATGGGCGTCCGCGCGAGCTGCATCTCACGCAGGGGCTCGCTGTGACGAAGACAGAGACGCGCGCGGGTAAGGTCCCGGCCCGGCCCATGGATGGGTTTGTTCGGCTGATCGAAGAGCGGTATTTTGTCGTTGACCGGTTCGAGTGCTCAGATGAGGTTTTGGTGCCGTTTGCCGGGATCGGTTGCCTGGTGGGACTGACGGGATCTGGAACGGTGAGGACTGCGGCAGGCGAAGTTGCGCTTACACCGGGGCGGGCAGTGATCTGCCCGATCGGCGACGTATCTGTGCTCGGAGATGCGGTGGGTTTTGTGCGGTGTGTTGCTCCGGAGTAG
- a CDS encoding DUF3761 domain-containing protein, whose translation MPLIRTRSRCTWILLAIAIRCHAQVPAAAPANSTGICKDGTYSNAVSRDGACHGHKGIQTWYATQPTQTAVAMPVPIPVASIPNVPPPQPGQSLPSIPVPTPTVLRSDIAAERTKLLAGPPAPGGGPGLVWLNSTSRVYHCPGTDFYGKTKSGSYVTEGDARAKGAHPSRNKPCP comes from the coding sequence ATGCCGTTGATTAGAACTCGCTCCCGCTGCACATGGATTCTTCTCGCCATCGCTATCCGCTGCCACGCACAGGTCCCGGCGGCCGCACCAGCGAATTCAACCGGCATATGCAAAGACGGGACCTATTCGAATGCAGTCAGCAGAGATGGAGCCTGCCACGGGCACAAAGGAATTCAGACCTGGTATGCAACGCAGCCCACCCAGACTGCAGTTGCCATGCCCGTGCCGATTCCCGTGGCTTCGATCCCCAACGTACCTCCTCCACAACCAGGTCAATCGCTTCCCTCAATCCCGGTCCCCACACCCACCGTTCTCCGGTCTGACATCGCAGCCGAACGCACGAAGCTCCTCGCCGGCCCACCCGCCCCGGGCGGCGGACCAGGTCTTGTCTGGCTCAACAGCACAAGCAGGGTCTACCACTGCCCCGGAACCGACTTCTACGGCAAAACAAAGTCCGGCTCCTATGTCACCGAAGGCGACGCAAGAGCCAAGGGAGCCCATCCCAGTCGCAACAAGCCCTGCCCATGA
- a CDS encoding IclR family transcriptional regulator domain-containing protein gives MSAVPELIARRAFPRYQQLATNTLHNRSEDKKTMAFPSVPTVSPAVQQDKTPSTHAVGAPTALEVPGTPASALDVYTGDPNFMTSLARGLIVIQAFSQATPQMTISQLSVKTGLSRAAVRRCLYTLTKLGFAGAEDGSRYSLRPRLLTLSQTYTTSNSLSNAAQPILERMSATLRESFSVATLDGDDIVYIARTVGTRVMAVDLHIGSRLPAYCTSMGRVLLAYLPSEDLEAYLARAILTPHTTRTITTVDKLRLALRNVRRNGYALVDQELEVGLRSLAVPVYSPSGRVTATVNLSGNAPRMPVYDMQTRFLPYLRNAAIELAAFLR, from the coding sequence GTGAGCGCTGTGCCGGAACTCATCGCTCGCAGAGCCTTTCCGCGATACCAGCAACTCGCGACCAACACGCTCCACAACCGGAGCGAGGACAAGAAAACAATGGCGTTCCCGTCCGTCCCCACAGTCTCTCCCGCCGTCCAGCAAGATAAGACCCCCTCGACCCACGCAGTAGGCGCACCCACAGCCCTCGAAGTCCCCGGAACTCCCGCCAGCGCACTTGATGTCTACACAGGCGATCCGAATTTTATGACCTCGCTCGCCCGCGGCCTCATTGTCATCCAGGCCTTCTCGCAGGCCACACCGCAGATGACGATCTCACAGCTCTCGGTCAAGACCGGTCTATCCCGCGCCGCCGTTCGCCGCTGCCTTTACACTCTCACCAAGCTTGGCTTCGCAGGTGCCGAAGACGGCTCGCGCTATTCCCTGCGACCACGCCTTCTCACACTTTCGCAGACCTACACCACCTCGAATTCCCTCTCGAACGCCGCGCAACCGATCCTCGAACGCATGTCTGCCACCCTGCGCGAAAGCTTCTCCGTCGCCACGCTGGATGGTGACGACATCGTCTACATTGCGCGTACTGTGGGCACCCGCGTCATGGCTGTTGACCTGCACATCGGTTCGCGCCTCCCTGCCTATTGCACCAGCATGGGACGCGTTCTGCTTGCCTATCTTCCATCCGAAGATCTCGAAGCATATCTCGCGCGCGCCATCCTCACGCCGCACACGACACGCACCATCACCACGGTCGACAAGCTTCGGCTCGCCCTGCGCAACGTCCGCCGCAACGGCTACGCCCTCGTCGATCAGGAACTGGAAGTCGGTCTGCGCTCGCTTGCCGTTCCGGTTTACTCGCCTTCAGGACGCGTCACGGCCACCGTGAACCTCTCTGGCAACGCACCCCGTATGCCGGTCTATGACATGCAGACGCGCTTTCTGCCTTATCTCCGCAACGCGGCGATCGAACTGGCAGCTTTCCTCCGCTAA
- the kdsA gene encoding 3-deoxy-8-phosphooctulonate synthase yields MKANTTVTLGDLKIANHLPLTIIAGPCVLESRAQTLEVAGFLQEVSTRLGFGLVYKSSFDKANRTSTSSARGMGLAEALPILAEVRETYGLAVTTDVHLPDQCGPVAEAVDILQIPAFLCRQTDLLVAAAETGRTVNVKKGQFLAPWDMKNVVAKLTSTGNPNVLVTERGTSFGYNTLVSDLRGLPIMARETGAPVVFDATHSVQQPGGQGTTSGGQREFIPTLARAAVSAGIAAVFLETHPDPDHAPSDGPNMVPLRDFERLIKSLLAIDALVKSETFGQ; encoded by the coding sequence ATGAAAGCGAACACTACCGTTACACTCGGTGATCTCAAGATCGCCAACCATCTCCCGCTCACCATTATCGCCGGGCCATGCGTGCTCGAATCCCGCGCCCAAACCCTCGAAGTCGCCGGCTTCCTCCAGGAGGTGTCCACCCGCCTAGGCTTCGGCCTCGTCTACAAATCCTCCTTTGACAAAGCGAACCGGACCAGCACCTCGTCCGCCCGTGGCATGGGTCTCGCCGAAGCCCTTCCTATTCTTGCCGAAGTTCGCGAGACCTATGGCCTTGCCGTCACCACGGACGTTCATCTCCCTGATCAGTGCGGCCCCGTCGCTGAAGCAGTCGACATTCTCCAGATCCCCGCCTTCCTCTGCCGCCAGACTGATCTTCTCGTCGCCGCCGCAGAAACTGGTCGCACCGTTAACGTCAAAAAGGGCCAGTTCCTCGCTCCCTGGGATATGAAGAACGTCGTCGCCAAGCTCACCTCTACCGGCAATCCGAACGTCCTCGTCACCGAACGCGGCACCAGCTTCGGCTACAACACCCTCGTTTCGGACCTACGCGGCCTTCCCATCATGGCCCGCGAGACCGGTGCCCCCGTCGTCTTCGACGCCACCCACTCCGTCCAGCAGCCCGGCGGCCAGGGCACGACCTCCGGAGGCCAGCGCGAGTTCATCCCGACCCTCGCCCGCGCCGCCGTCTCCGCCGGCATCGCCGCTGTATTTCTCGAGACCCACCCTGACCCTGACCATGCACCCAGCGACGGCCCGAATATGGTTCCGCTGCGCGACTTCGAGCGCCTCATCAAGTCCCTGTTAGCCATCGACGCTCTCGTTAAGTCCGAGACGTTCGGCCAATGA
- a CDS encoding KpsF/GutQ family sugar-phosphate isomerase, which translates to MTSALRTLDLEIAGLRLLRQSLETHLGESLKKAVTLTLSLRGRIHVTGIGKSGHIARKLAATLTSTGTPAQFLHPTEASHGDLGVLQPEDLLLALSWSGDTPELLPLIDYARTAAIPLIAITAHPRSVLALAATIILEVPQATEACPDNLAPTTSTTMQLALGDALALAILEARALPNGHYPAAFRALHPGGKLGARLTPASALMHTGDRLPFVRVGTPLSAAIVEMTSKGFGATGVLSPEGALVGIVTDGDLRRSFSKPVDQSELMSRPVEQIMTPRPWTINPDALAPDILSHMNATRITSAFVLVQQTPEATPQGIVHIHDLLRIGL; encoded by the coding sequence ATGACCTCCGCCCTCCGCACCCTCGACCTCGAAATCGCCGGCCTCCGGCTTCTCCGCCAATCACTCGAGACCCACCTTGGCGAGTCCCTAAAGAAAGCGGTTACCCTCACCCTCAGCCTGAGAGGCCGCATCCACGTCACCGGCATCGGCAAATCTGGCCACATTGCCCGCAAGCTCGCCGCCACCCTCACCAGCACAGGAACACCCGCACAATTCCTCCACCCTACCGAAGCCAGCCATGGTGACCTCGGCGTCCTTCAACCCGAAGACCTCCTCCTCGCTCTCTCCTGGTCTGGCGACACCCCCGAGCTCCTCCCCCTCATCGACTACGCCCGCACGGCCGCGATCCCGCTGATCGCCATCACTGCCCACCCCCGCTCCGTCTTAGCCCTGGCTGCCACCATTATCCTCGAAGTCCCACAAGCCACAGAAGCCTGTCCCGACAACCTCGCACCCACCACCTCCACAACCATGCAGTTAGCGCTCGGAGACGCCCTAGCCCTAGCTATCCTCGAAGCTCGAGCCCTACCTAACGGCCACTATCCTGCTGCCTTCCGAGCTCTTCACCCAGGAGGTAAACTCGGCGCCCGCCTCACACCGGCCAGCGCGCTTATGCACACGGGCGACCGCCTCCCCTTCGTCCGCGTCGGCACCCCACTCTCCGCCGCGATCGTTGAGATGACAAGCAAGGGATTTGGCGCCACCGGCGTGCTTTCCCCTGAAGGTGCCCTCGTCGGCATTGTCACTGACGGCGACCTCCGCCGCAGCTTCTCGAAACCCGTCGATCAATCCGAACTGATGTCCCGTCCGGTCGAGCAGATCATGACGCCTCGCCCCTGGACCATCAACCCCGATGCGCTCGCACCCGACATCCTCTCGCACATGAATGCCACCCGAATCACCAGCGCGTTCGTCCTCGTACAGCAAACTCCCGAAGCCACCCCGCAAGGCATCGTCCACATCCACGACCTACTTCGCATCGGTCTATAG
- a CDS encoding NAD(P)H-dependent oxidoreductase subunit E, which yields MALPEVLVNIEPGRNKLGVFEDLRHVQDSIGYVPMREIEKIATRRAVAVKDVHTVASFYPHFRLKPPIRVDVRVCDDMTCHLLGARKLREQLSRQYASASEQVQVRDISCVGRCDHGPIVSINEHYHEHTNFRQVVSEVDRELVSPRGEEHSHAPRSPEERGMTIQCDPYATEAEHYGIFRRVIAQKNYDEVLALLKGGDLRGMGGAGFPTFIKWEGARKSPGIEKFVVCNADESEPGTIKDRFILQYLPHMVFEGMMIAGAIVGAQYGYLYIRHEYELQTEVLNEELNRIRALGLLGNNIMGTGIDFDMEVFVSPGGYICGEETALMEAIQGNRSEPRNKPPRTVNSGVWNKPTALNNVETFCHAITILGKGGQWYHDIGQNGSAGIKFVGVTGNVKHPGVFEVPMGISYRELIYGYAGGPLEGREIIGFAPSGPSSGYLPASQLDLALDWDKVKAVGSMLGSGAVVVCDDTSCMLDMALVASRFYRNESCGKCSPCRIGTQKLVDLIENWTQGVNHGGDEKLLKDLSNVLRTASLCGLGQISPAPIQSVQKHFPELMRQHIEDHVCTAGICFSGSTL from the coding sequence ATGGCTCTCCCCGAAGTCCTCGTGAACATCGAACCCGGCCGTAACAAGCTGGGCGTCTTCGAAGATCTGCGCCATGTTCAGGACTCCATCGGCTACGTCCCCATGCGCGAGATCGAGAAGATTGCAACGCGCCGCGCCGTCGCCGTCAAGGACGTTCACACCGTCGCCAGCTTTTACCCGCACTTCCGCCTCAAGCCACCCATTCGCGTCGATGTCCGCGTCTGCGACGACATGACCTGCCACCTCCTCGGCGCACGCAAGCTGCGCGAGCAGCTCAGCCGCCAGTACGCAAGCGCCTCCGAGCAGGTGCAGGTGCGCGATATCTCCTGTGTCGGCCGCTGCGATCACGGCCCTATCGTTAGCATTAACGAGCACTATCATGAGCACACTAACTTCCGTCAGGTCGTCTCCGAAGTCGATCGCGAACTCGTAAGCCCACGCGGCGAAGAGCATAGCCATGCGCCGCGCAGCCCCGAAGAACGTGGCATGACGATTCAATGCGACCCTTACGCCACCGAGGCCGAACACTACGGCATCTTCCGCAGGGTCATCGCCCAGAAGAACTACGACGAGGTCCTCGCTCTCCTTAAAGGCGGCGACCTTCGCGGCATGGGTGGCGCAGGCTTCCCGACCTTCATCAAGTGGGAAGGCGCACGCAAGTCGCCCGGCATCGAAAAGTTCGTGGTCTGCAACGCCGACGAAAGCGAACCCGGCACCATCAAGGATCGATTCATCCTCCAGTACTTGCCCCACATGGTCTTCGAGGGCATGATGATCGCCGGGGCCATCGTAGGAGCGCAGTACGGCTATCTCTATATCCGCCACGAGTACGAACTACAGACCGAAGTCCTTAACGAAGAGCTCAATCGCATTCGCGCCCTCGGCCTTCTCGGCAATAACATCATGGGTACGGGCATTGACTTCGACATGGAGGTCTTCGTGTCGCCCGGCGGCTACATCTGCGGCGAAGAAACAGCCCTCATGGAAGCCATCCAGGGCAACCGCTCCGAGCCGCGCAACAAACCGCCCCGCACCGTAAACTCCGGCGTCTGGAACAAGCCCACCGCGCTCAATAACGTCGAGACCTTCTGCCATGCCATCACGATCCTCGGCAAAGGGGGTCAGTGGTATCACGACATCGGCCAGAACGGCTCGGCGGGCATCAAGTTCGTCGGTGTCACTGGCAATGTCAAGCATCCCGGCGTCTTCGAAGTTCCGATGGGCATCAGCTACCGCGAACTCATCTACGGCTATGCGGGAGGCCCACTCGAGGGTCGCGAGATCATCGGCTTCGCCCCCTCCGGCCCATCCTCAGGCTACCTGCCAGCCTCGCAACTCGACCTTGCCCTCGACTGGGACAAGGTCAAGGCCGTCGGCTCCATGCTTGGCTCCGGAGCCGTCGTTGTCTGCGACGACACCTCCTGCATGCTCGACATGGCGCTCGTCGCCAGCCGCTTTTATCGCAACGAGAGCTGCGGCAAGTGTTCCCCATGCCGCATCGGCACGCAGAAGCTGGTCGACCTCATCGAGAACTGGACCCAGGGCGTCAACCACGGCGGCGATGAGAAGCTCCTCAAGGATCTCTCGAACGTCCTTCGCACCGCGAGCCTTTGTGGCCTTGGGCAGATCTCGCCCGCCCCCATTCAGTCCGTGCAGAAGCACTTTCCCGAACTTATGAGGCAGCACATCGAAGACCACGTGTGCACCGCCGGGATCTGTTTCTCGGGGAGCACGCTATGA
- a CDS encoding acyl-CoA desaturase, with translation MASAAATVAAKVKQDLRMGREHQQGRINWITTVAMGLFHVGAIAALFCFSWKNLLAFAVMYFFAINVGIGMCYHRLLTHRGYKVPKWLEYFITACGCLALEGGPIFWVATHRVHHQNSDHEGDPHTPHDGTWWAHAGWILSGRAMHSETALLGRYAPDLTRDKGHVWLSKYHYLPLVGTGLAQIALGWAVTGHFSGGISMMLWGTFLRVTIGLHATWLVNSATHLWGSRRFETRDDSRNSWWVALLTGGEGWHNNHHAHPVSARHGLTWYEFDVNYYGIWVMEKLGLAKKVQIAKFDPANPKPAGAN, from the coding sequence ATGGCAAGCGCCGCTGCCACCGTAGCCGCCAAGGTCAAGCAGGATCTTCGCATGGGCCGTGAGCACCAGCAGGGACGCATCAACTGGATCACCACTGTCGCCATGGGCCTCTTCCACGTTGGCGCGATCGCTGCTCTCTTCTGCTTCTCCTGGAAGAATCTTCTCGCCTTCGCAGTCATGTATTTCTTCGCCATCAACGTTGGGATCGGCATGTGCTATCACCGCCTGCTCACCCACCGCGGCTATAAGGTTCCCAAGTGGCTTGAGTACTTCATTACAGCCTGCGGTTGCCTCGCGCTCGAGGGCGGACCGATCTTCTGGGTAGCCACCCACCGCGTCCATCATCAGAACTCCGACCACGAAGGCGATCCTCACACCCCGCATGACGGCACCTGGTGGGCACACGCCGGCTGGATCCTCTCCGGCCGCGCCATGCACTCCGAGACCGCTCTCCTGGGCCGCTATGCTCCCGACCTCACCCGCGACAAGGGCCACGTCTGGCTCTCGAAGTACCACTATCTTCCTCTGGTCGGCACCGGCCTCGCGCAGATCGCTCTCGGCTGGGCCGTCACCGGCCACTTTTCCGGCGGCATTTCGATGATGCTCTGGGGAACCTTCCTCCGCGTCACGATCGGCCTGCACGCCACCTGGCTCGTCAATTCGGCCACGCATCTCTGGGGCAGCCGCCGCTTCGAGACTCGTGATGACTCGCGCAATAGCTGGTGGGTCGCTCTCCTGACAGGAGGCGAAGGCTGGCACAACAACCACCACGCCCATCCCGTCAGCGCGCGCCACGGTCTCACCTGGTACGAGTTCGACGTCAACTACTACGGCATCTGGGTTATGGAAAAGCTCGGACTTGCGAAGAAGGTCCAGATCGCCAAGTTCGACCCCGCGAACCCCAAGCCCGCCGGCGCAAACTAG